One window from the genome of Thermodesulfobacteriota bacterium encodes:
- the secB gene encoding protein-export chaperone SecB codes for MMSEPNEQAKPPEAPVFRLQKLYLKDFSFENPNAPEVFLQRNEPRVEVNLATKHRRVDNDNWEVTLEVNAKVTSGDKTLFLVEVEHAGLFLLKNIPDQHMPPVLAVECPTVMFPFTRQIISQATVDGGFVPLMLEPVNFLALYENARRQQQQQQQGPPPQAH; via the coding sequence ATGATGAGCGAGCCCAACGAGCAGGCCAAGCCGCCCGAGGCGCCGGTCTTCCGGCTGCAGAAGCTGTATCTCAAGGACTTTTCCTTCGAGAATCCCAATGCCCCGGAGGTGTTTCTGCAGCGGAACGAGCCCCGGGTGGAGGTCAATCTGGCCACCAAGCACCGGCGGGTGGACAACGACAACTGGGAGGTGACCCTGGAGGTCAACGCCAAGGTCACCTCCGGGGACAAGACCCTGTTCCTGGTGGAGGTGGAGCACGCCGGCCTCTTTCTGCTCAAGAACATCCCGGACCAGCACATGCCCCCGGTCCTGGCCGTGGAGTGCCCGACGGTGATGTTTCCCTTCACCCGCCAGATCATCTCCCAGGCCACGGTGGATGGCGGCTTCGTGCCGCTCATGCTGGAGCCGGTGAACTTTTTGGCCCTCTACGAGAACGCCCGCCGCCAGCAGCAACAGCAGCAGCAGGGGCCGCCGCCCCAGGCCCACTGA